A segment of the Leclercia adecarboxylata genome:
TCATGGAGGTGTAGGGATGCCAGATGTGTTGCCGATCGAAGGCGAGATCGTCCGTTGTCATAATCGACTTGTAAACCATTTTGAAAACATTTAGGTTTACAAGCATAACCCGAACCCATCCTGAACTAAACCCCTTTGGAGACGCCCCATGGCTCACCAGGCTCGCTGGACATTGTCGCAAGTCACTGCATTATTTGAAAAACCCCTGCTTGAACTGCTGTTTGAAGCGCAACAAATTCACCGTCAGCACTTCGATCCGCAGCAGGTTCAGGTCAGCACCCTGCTGTCGATCAAGACCGGGGCCTGCCCGGAAGACTGCAAATACTGCCCGCAAAGCGCGCGTTACAAAACTGGCCTCGAATCCGAACGCCTGATGGAGGTGGAGCAGGTGCTGGAGTCGGCGCGTCAGGCGAAAAACGCCGGCTCGACCCGCTTCTGCATGGGCGCGGCCTGGAAAAACCCGCACGAGCGCGATATGCCTTATCTCGAGCAGATGGTGCAGGGCGTGAAGGCGATGGGCCTCGAAGCCTGTATGACTCTCGGCACGCTGGATGACCATCAGGCCCAGCGTCTTGCCTCGGCGGGGCTGGATTACTACAACCACAACCTCGACACCTCCCCGGAGTTCTACGGCAACATCATCACCACCCGGACCTATCAGGAGCGTCTGGACACCCTCGACAAAGTGCGCGATGCGGGCATCAAGGTCTGCTCGGGCGGGATTGTCGGCTTAGGCGAAACGGTCACCGATCGCGCCGGGCTGCTGTTACAGCTGGCAAACCTGCCGACCCCGCCGGAGAGCGTGCCGATCAACATGCTGGTGAAGGTGAAGGGCACCCCGCTGGCCGATAACGACGACGTCGACGCCTTTGACTTTATCCGCACTATTGCGGTGGCGCGAGTGATGATGCCGACCTCGTACGTACGCCTCTCGGCGGGTCGCGAGCAGATGAACGAGCAGACTCAGGCGATGTGCTTTATGGCCGGGGCCAACTCCATCTTCTACGGCTGCAAGCTGCTTACCACCCCGAACCCGGAAGAGGACAAAGACGTGCAGCTGTTCCGCAAGCTGGGGCTCAACCCGCAGCAGACCGCGGTGCTGACCGGCGATAACGAGCAGCAGCACCAGCTCGAACAGCAGCTTTTCAACGCCGATACCGACCAGTTCTATAACGCGGCGACGGTATGACCTGGCAACAACGCATCGATGCCGCCCTCGACGCTCGTCGGGCGTCCGACGCCCTGCGCGTGCGCACCCCGGTGGAGAACGGCGCCGGGCGCTTTCTCACCCGCGAGCAGCGGCGGTACTGCAACTTCTCCGGCAATGACTATCTCGGCCTGAGTCAGCACCCCGACATCATCCGCGCCTGGCAACAGGGCGCGGAGCAGTACGGCGTGGGCAGCGGCGGCTCCGGCCACGTCAGCGGCTACACCCACGCGCATCAGGCGCTGGAGGAGCACCTTGCCGGGTGGCTCGGCTACCCGCGGGCGCTGCTGTTTATCTCCGGCTTTGCCGCTAATCAGGCGCTGATTGCCGCCCTGACCGGCAAAGAGGATCGCATTGTGGCCGACCGCTTAAGCCACGCCTCGCTGCTGGAAGCCGCCAGCCACAGCCCGGCTCAGCTCAGGCGCTTCGCCCACAACGATGTCGCCCAGCTGGATTCGCTGCTGGATAAACCCTGCGCCGGGCAACAGCTGGTGGTGACCGAGGGGATCTTCAGTATGGACGGCGACAGCGCCCCGCTGGGCGAGATCCACGCGGCGGCCCAGCGTCAGGGCAGCTGGCTGCTGGTGGACGATGCCCACGGGATTGGCGTCACCGGGCCAGAGGGGCGCGGAAGCGCTGCCAGCCAGGGCGTTAAACCCGAGCTGCTGGTGGTGACCTTCGGTAAAGGCGTTGGGGTCAGCGGGGCGGCGGTGCTGTGCAGCGAATCCGTCGCCGACTACCTGCTGCAGTTCGCCCGCCATCTGATCTACAGCACCAGCATGCCGCCTGCCCAGGCGGTGGCGCTGCTGGCGGCCTTTAACCTGATTCGCAGCGACGAAGGCGACGCGCGTCGGCAGCGGCTGGCTGCGTTGATCGACCAGTTCCGCGCGTGCGTGCGCGATTTGCCGCTGGCGATCACCGCCTCGCAGAGCGCCATTCAGCCGCTGATCGTCGGCGACAACGCGCGCGCCCTGCACCTGGCGCAGGTCCTCAGAGAGCAGGGGATCTGGGTGACCGCCATTCGTCCGCCTACCGTGCCGGCGGGCACGGCGCGCCTGCGCCTGACTCTGACGGCGGCGCATGAGCCGGAAGATATCACCGCGTTACTGGAGGCGCTGCATGTCGCAAGTGAATAAACAGGCGATTGCCGCCGCCTTTGGCCGGGCGGCGCACAGCTACGCGCGCCACGATGGTCTCCAGCGGCAAAGTGCCGACGGGCTGCGGGCTTTGCTGGCAGAGAACAGGTTTGCCAGCGTGCTGGACGCCGGCTGCGGCCCGGGGAGCAACAGCCTGGCCTGGCGCCAGGCCGGGAGTCATGTGACGGCGATGGATCTCTGCGCCCCGATGCTGGAGGAAGCGCGCCGCAACCAGGCGGCCGACTGCTATCTGCAGGCCGATATCGAAGCCATTCCGCTGGCGGAGGAGCAGTTCAGCCTGGTCTGGAGCCATCTGGCGGTGCAGTGGTGCGCCAGTCTGCCGCAGGCGCTGGCAGAGCTGTATCGCGTGGCGCAGCCGGGAGGCAAGGTGGCCTTCACCACGCTGCTCAACGGCTCGCTGCCGGAGCTGAATCAGGCCTGGCAGGCGGTGGATACCCAGCCGCACGCCAACCGTTTTCTGACCGGACAGCAGGTGAACGATGCCCTGTCCGGCTGGCAGTACCGCTGTGCGGTCCAGACCGTCACCCTGCTGTTTGACGATGCGCTCAGCGCCATGCAGTCCCTGAAGGGGATCGGCGCCACCCATCTGCACGCCGGGCGGGCCGACAGGCCCTTAACGCGCGGCCAGCTGCAGCGGCTGGCGCAGGCCTGGCCGCAGCAGGCGGGGAAATTCCCGCTCTCTTATCAACTTTTTCATGGAATTATCGAACGTGACTGAACGTTATTTTGTCACCGGCACCGACACCGAGGTCGGTAAAACCGTCGCCAGCACCGCCCTGTTACAGGCGGCGCGGGCGCTGGGCCGCAACACTGCCGGATACAAACCGGTGGCCTCGGGCAGTGAGATGACCGCACAAGGGCTGCGCAACAGCGATGCCCTGGCGTTACAGCACAACAGCAGCGTGACGCTGAGCTACCCGACGGTGAACCCTTATACCTTCGCGGAGCCGACGTCGCCGCACATCATCAGCGCCGACGAGCAGCGCCCGATCCTGTTCAGCACGCTCTCCGCCGGGTTACGCACCCTGGAGAGCTGTGCCGACTGGGTGCTGGTGGAAGGGGCGGGCGGCTGGTTCACGCCGCTGTCGCAGGAGCAGACCTTCGCCGACTGGGTGCTGGCCGAACGCCTGCCGGTGATCCTGGTGGTGGGGGGGAAGCTGGGCTGTATCAACCACGCGATGCTGACCGCGCAGGCGATTCAGCAGGCGGGACTGCATTTTGCAGGCTGGGTGGCGAACGGGGTAGTGCCCCCCGGCAAGCGCCATGCCGAATACATGGCGACGCTCCAGCGCGTGCTGCCCGCTCCGCTGCTGGGCGAGATCCCGTGGCTGGGCGATACGGCTGACACCTCGGCAGTCGGGCAGTATCTGTCTCTTACTGCGCTGACGCCGTCGGCCCCATCCAGTGGGCAATCAGCGGGTCATCCAGCTCGCTGACCCGACCCTGAGCCACGTTTCGCCCCCGGTAAAGCAGGCAAAAGCGATCCGCCACCCGACGGATCAGGGAAAGATGCTGTTCGGCCAGCAGCACCGATAATCCCAGCTCCCGGTTGAACCTGAGCAGCAGCTGCG
Coding sequences within it:
- the bioB gene encoding biotin synthase BioB; the encoded protein is MAHQARWTLSQVTALFEKPLLELLFEAQQIHRQHFDPQQVQVSTLLSIKTGACPEDCKYCPQSARYKTGLESERLMEVEQVLESARQAKNAGSTRFCMGAAWKNPHERDMPYLEQMVQGVKAMGLEACMTLGTLDDHQAQRLASAGLDYYNHNLDTSPEFYGNIITTRTYQERLDTLDKVRDAGIKVCSGGIVGLGETVTDRAGLLLQLANLPTPPESVPINMLVKVKGTPLADNDDVDAFDFIRTIAVARVMMPTSYVRLSAGREQMNEQTQAMCFMAGANSIFYGCKLLTTPNPEEDKDVQLFRKLGLNPQQTAVLTGDNEQQHQLEQQLFNADTDQFYNAATV
- the bioF gene encoding 8-amino-7-oxononanoate synthase, with translation MTWQQRIDAALDARRASDALRVRTPVENGAGRFLTREQRRYCNFSGNDYLGLSQHPDIIRAWQQGAEQYGVGSGGSGHVSGYTHAHQALEEHLAGWLGYPRALLFISGFAANQALIAALTGKEDRIVADRLSHASLLEAASHSPAQLRRFAHNDVAQLDSLLDKPCAGQQLVVTEGIFSMDGDSAPLGEIHAAAQRQGSWLLVDDAHGIGVTGPEGRGSAASQGVKPELLVVTFGKGVGVSGAAVLCSESVADYLLQFARHLIYSTSMPPAQAVALLAAFNLIRSDEGDARRQRLAALIDQFRACVRDLPLAITASQSAIQPLIVGDNARALHLAQVLREQGIWVTAIRPPTVPAGTARLRLTLTAAHEPEDITALLEALHVASE
- the bioC gene encoding malonyl-ACP O-methyltransferase BioC; the encoded protein is MSQVNKQAIAAAFGRAAHSYARHDGLQRQSADGLRALLAENRFASVLDAGCGPGSNSLAWRQAGSHVTAMDLCAPMLEEARRNQAADCYLQADIEAIPLAEEQFSLVWSHLAVQWCASLPQALAELYRVAQPGGKVAFTTLLNGSLPELNQAWQAVDTQPHANRFLTGQQVNDALSGWQYRCAVQTVTLLFDDALSAMQSLKGIGATHLHAGRADRPLTRGQLQRLAQAWPQQAGKFPLSYQLFHGIIERD
- the bioD gene encoding dethiobiotin synthase is translated as MTERYFVTGTDTEVGKTVASTALLQAARALGRNTAGYKPVASGSEMTAQGLRNSDALALQHNSSVTLSYPTVNPYTFAEPTSPHIISADEQRPILFSTLSAGLRTLESCADWVLVEGAGGWFTPLSQEQTFADWVLAERLPVILVVGGKLGCINHAMLTAQAIQQAGLHFAGWVANGVVPPGKRHAEYMATLQRVLPAPLLGEIPWLGDTADTSAVGQYLSLTALTPSAPSSGQSAGHPAR